In one window of Helianthus annuus cultivar XRQ/B chromosome 17, HanXRQr2.0-SUNRISE, whole genome shotgun sequence DNA:
- the LOC110922560 gene encoding histidinol dehydrogenase, chloroplastic isoform X3 — MSMSIIAYSPLVFGQSSGLSSFCCLRRSTIGPFRAVSSSKLLFNTRRGFIRELLSNTVTCAMKSYKLSDLTHREVESLKARPRIDFTSIFSVVQPIVDDVRVRGDNAVKEYTSRFDKVQLENIIENVNELPDPELDEAVRESFDVAYNNIFAFHAAQKPIEKVVENMKGVRCKRVARSIASVGLYVPGGTAVLPSTALMLAVV, encoded by the exons ATGTCAATGTCAATTATAGCATACAGTCCACTGGTTTTCGGTCAGAGCTCTGGTCTGTCTAGTTTTTGTTGTTTACGCCGGTCAACAATTGGCCCCTTCAGAGCTGTTTCATCAAG CAAGTTATTATTCAACACTCGGAGAGGATTTATACGAG AGCTTCTTTCTAATACTGTTACATGTGCAATGAAGTCGTATAAGTTATCTGATCTCACACACAGGGAGGTTGAAAGTCTTAAAGCTCGACCGCGAATAGATTTCACTTCAATTTTCAGTGTG GTCCAGCCCATTGTTGATGATGTTCGCGTTAGAGGCGACAATGCTGTTAAAGA ATATACTTCACGCTTCGACAAAGTGCAACTAGAAAATATTATCGAAAATGTGAATGAACTTCCAGATCCAGAG CTTGATGAAGCTGTTCGTGAATCATTTGATGTGGCATACAACAACATCTTTGCATTTCATGCTGCACAAAAGCCAATTGAGAAAGTTGTGGAGAATATGAAA GGTGTGAGATGCAAACGAGTGGCAAGGAGCATTGCTTCTGTTGGTCTTTATGTTCCAGGAGGCACTGCAGTTCTACCATCAACAGCTCTTATGCTTGCTGTTGTatga
- the LOC110922560 gene encoding histidinol dehydrogenase, chloroplastic isoform X1 — protein sequence MSMSIIAYSPLVFGQSSGLSSFCCLRRSTIGPFRAVSSSKLLFNTRRGFIRELLSNTVTCAMKSYKLSDLTHREVESLKARPRIDFTSIFSVVQPIVDDVRVRGDNAVKEYTSRFDKVQLENIIENVNELPDPELDEAVRESFDVAYNNIFAFHAAQKPIEKVVENMKGVRCKRVARSIASVGLYVPGGTAVLPSTALMLAVPAQIAGCKTIVLATPPSSDGSICKEVLYCAKKAGVTHILRPCVVVNKHNALTIGHYPTRGILVSVGAL from the exons ATGTCAATGTCAATTATAGCATACAGTCCACTGGTTTTCGGTCAGAGCTCTGGTCTGTCTAGTTTTTGTTGTTTACGCCGGTCAACAATTGGCCCCTTCAGAGCTGTTTCATCAAG CAAGTTATTATTCAACACTCGGAGAGGATTTATACGAG AGCTTCTTTCTAATACTGTTACATGTGCAATGAAGTCGTATAAGTTATCTGATCTCACACACAGGGAGGTTGAAAGTCTTAAAGCTCGACCGCGAATAGATTTCACTTCAATTTTCAGTGTG GTCCAGCCCATTGTTGATGATGTTCGCGTTAGAGGCGACAATGCTGTTAAAGA ATATACTTCACGCTTCGACAAAGTGCAACTAGAAAATATTATCGAAAATGTGAATGAACTTCCAGATCCAGAG CTTGATGAAGCTGTTCGTGAATCATTTGATGTGGCATACAACAACATCTTTGCATTTCATGCTGCACAAAAGCCAATTGAGAAAGTTGTGGAGAATATGAAA GGTGTGAGATGCAAACGAGTGGCAAGGAGCATTGCTTCTGTTGGTCTTTATGTTCCAGGAGGCACTGCAGTTCTACCATCAACAGCTCTTATGCTTGCTGTT CCAGCTCAGATTGCTGGATGTAAAACGATAGTGCTTGCAACTCCTCCTTCTAGTGACGGAAGCATCTGCAAG GAGGTACTATATTGTGCGAAGAAAGCTGGTGTAACCCACattcttagaccatgtgtagtggtgaacaaacaTAATGCCCTCACCAtagggcattatccgacacgtggcatcctagtcagcgttggggcattatag
- the LOC110922560 gene encoding histidinol dehydrogenase, chloroplastic isoform X2, whose amino-acid sequence MKSYKLSDLTHREVESLKARPRIDFTSIFSVVQPIVDDVRVRGDNAVKEYTSRFDKVQLENIIENVNELPDPELDEAVRESFDVAYNNIFAFHAAQKPIEKVVENMKGVRCKRVARSIASVGLYVPGGTAVLPSTALMLAVPAQIAGCKTIVLATPPSSDGSICKEVLYCAKKAGVTHILRPCVVVNKHNALTIGHYPTRGILVSVGAL is encoded by the exons ATGAAGTCGTATAAGTTATCTGATCTCACACACAGGGAGGTTGAAAGTCTTAAAGCTCGACCGCGAATAGATTTCACTTCAATTTTCAGTGTG GTCCAGCCCATTGTTGATGATGTTCGCGTTAGAGGCGACAATGCTGTTAAAGA ATATACTTCACGCTTCGACAAAGTGCAACTAGAAAATATTATCGAAAATGTGAATGAACTTCCAGATCCAGAG CTTGATGAAGCTGTTCGTGAATCATTTGATGTGGCATACAACAACATCTTTGCATTTCATGCTGCACAAAAGCCAATTGAGAAAGTTGTGGAGAATATGAAA GGTGTGAGATGCAAACGAGTGGCAAGGAGCATTGCTTCTGTTGGTCTTTATGTTCCAGGAGGCACTGCAGTTCTACCATCAACAGCTCTTATGCTTGCTGTT CCAGCTCAGATTGCTGGATGTAAAACGATAGTGCTTGCAACTCCTCCTTCTAGTGACGGAAGCATCTGCAAG GAGGTACTATATTGTGCGAAGAAAGCTGGTGTAACCCACattcttagaccatgtgtagtggtgaacaaacaTAATGCCCTCACCAtagggcattatccgacacgtggcatcctagtcagcgttggggcattatag